A genome region from Nicotiana tabacum cultivar K326 chromosome 13, ASM71507v2, whole genome shotgun sequence includes the following:
- the LOC107777707 gene encoding cysteine proteinase inhibitor 5, giving the protein MALKFNCILAVTLSAVVVTSLFFHASAALGGGGLPGGWSPITDTKDPQVVEIGKFAVNEYNKQAKTNLVFKRVKKGATQVVAGTNYRLVISANDGGRSNNRYLAVVWEKPWENFRNLTSFKKL; this is encoded by the coding sequence atggcCCTCAAATTCAACTGTATCCTCGCCGTGACTCTCTCAGCCGTGGTGGTCACCTCCCTCTTCTTCCACGCCTCCGCCGCACTCGGCGGTGGTGGTTTACCAGGTGGTTGGAGCCCTATAACTGACACAAAGGATCCTCAAGTGGTGGAGATCGGGAAATTTGCAGTGAATGAGTACAACAAACAGGCTAAAACTAATTTGGTGTTCAAACGAGTGAAGAAGGGAGCAACCCAAGTCGTCGCCGGCACAAATTATCGGCTAGTCATCTCCGCCAACGACGGTGGTCGTAGCAACAATAGGTACTTGGCTGTTGTATGGGAAAAGCCATGGGAAAATTTTAGGAACCTCACTTCCTTCAAAAAATTATAA